In the Hordeum vulgare subsp. vulgare chromosome 7H, MorexV3_pseudomolecules_assembly, whole genome shotgun sequence genome, one interval contains:
- the LOC123411394 gene encoding glycerophosphodiester phosphodiesterase GDPD2-like isoform X1, whose product MAVPTTPPRAAAHCRIAARASTPPVTAGGRPWELPLALLAERGMVVGGHRGMGMNAVGAPPGARVGAARERENTLLSFGRAAEHAAVAFVEFDVQVTKDGCPVIFHDDFILTQKTEVLFERRVTDLLLEEFLSYGVQKEPHKVSKPLLRRMEDGRVLAWSTEEDDYLCTLQEVFEHVSPHLGFNIELKFDDNIIYPGVNLNRALQTVLQVVFQYAGNRPLFFSTFQPDAARIIRELQSVYPVLFLTEGGTAKHDDRRRNSLDDAIQVCQEYDLHGVVSEVRGVLKNPSAIIKARESNLAILTYGQLNNVREAVYIQYLMGVNGVIVDLVEEISNAVADFSKPDLGQSTFSNSVDMGRKHESFSQQQLGFLLRLIPELIQQPH is encoded by the exons ATGGCGGTCCCGACAACGCCCCCACGCGCGGCGGCGCACTGCCGGATCGCGGCGCGCGCGTCCACGCCCCCGGTGACGGCCGGAGGGAGGCCCTGGGAGCTGCCGCTCGCCCTGCTAGCGGAGCGGGGGATGGTGGTGGGGGGCCACCGCGGGATGGGGATGAACGCGGTGGGGGCGCCGCCCGGAGCGCGGGTCGGGGCGGCGAGGGAGCGGGAGAACACGCTGCTCTCCTTCGGCCGCGCCGCCGAGCACGCCGCCGTCGCCTTCGTCGAGTTCGACGTCCAG GTTACAAAAGATGGTTGCCCAGTTATCTTCCACGATGACTTTATCCTCACCCAAAAAACT GAGGTTTTGTTTGAAAGGCGTGTGACTGATCTTCTTCTGGAAGAATTCCTTTCATATGGGGTACAAAAAGAACCTCACAAG GTCTCCAAGCCCTTACTTAGACGGATGGAAGATGGCAGAGTCCTTGCTTGGAGCACAGAAGAAGATGATTATCTCTGCACATTGCAGGAAGTATTTGAACATGTCAGTCCCCATCTGGGATTCAACATCGAACTAAAGTTTGATGACAACATTATCTATCCGGGTGTCAATCTTAACCGTGCTCTTCAAACTGTACTGCAA GTTGTTTTTCAGTATGCTGGCAACAGACCACTCTTTTTCTCAACATTCCAACCTGATGCCGCACGGATAATACGGGAACTCCAAAGTGTATACCCT GTACTGTTCTTAACAGAAGGGGGAACAGCCAAACACGACGATAGGAGAAGGAACTCACTCGACGATGCCATCCAAGTGTGCCAAGAGTATGACTTGCATGGGGTTGTGTCAGAAGTCAGAGGAGTTCTAAAAAATCCCTCTGCGATCATAAAAGCACGAGAATCCAACCTTGCTATTCTCACCTATGGGCAGCTCAA TAATGTGCGGGAGGCTGTTTACATCCAGTATCTAATGGGTGTGAATGGTGTCATTGTTGATTTAGTGGAGGAGATCTCCAATGCTGTTGCAGATTTCAGTAAACCAGACCTTGGCCAGAGCACATTCAGTAACAGTGTTGACATGGGCAGAAAACATGAGTCCTTCTCACAGCAGCAGCTGGGGTTCTTGCTGCGGCTTATACCTGAACTGATTCAGCAACCACACTGA
- the LOC123411394 gene encoding glycerophosphodiester phosphodiesterase GDPD2-like isoform X2, producing MAVPTTPPRAAAHCRIAARASTPPVTAGGRPWELPLALLAERGMVVGGHRGMGMNAVGAPPGARVGAARERENTLLSFGRAAEHAAVAFVEFDVQVTKDGCPVIFHDDFILTQKTEVLFERRVTDLLLEEFLSYGVQKEPHKVSKPLLRRMEDGRVLAWSTEEDDYLCTLQEVFEHVSPHLGFNIELKFDDNIIYPGVNLNRALQTVLQYAGNRPLFFSTFQPDAARIIRELQSVYPVLFLTEGGTAKHDDRRRNSLDDAIQVCQEYDLHGVVSEVRGVLKNPSAIIKARESNLAILTYGQLNNVREAVYIQYLMGVNGVIVDLVEEISNAVADFSKPDLGQSTFSNSVDMGRKHESFSQQQLGFLLRLIPELIQQPH from the exons ATGGCGGTCCCGACAACGCCCCCACGCGCGGCGGCGCACTGCCGGATCGCGGCGCGCGCGTCCACGCCCCCGGTGACGGCCGGAGGGAGGCCCTGGGAGCTGCCGCTCGCCCTGCTAGCGGAGCGGGGGATGGTGGTGGGGGGCCACCGCGGGATGGGGATGAACGCGGTGGGGGCGCCGCCCGGAGCGCGGGTCGGGGCGGCGAGGGAGCGGGAGAACACGCTGCTCTCCTTCGGCCGCGCCGCCGAGCACGCCGCCGTCGCCTTCGTCGAGTTCGACGTCCAG GTTACAAAAGATGGTTGCCCAGTTATCTTCCACGATGACTTTATCCTCACCCAAAAAACT GAGGTTTTGTTTGAAAGGCGTGTGACTGATCTTCTTCTGGAAGAATTCCTTTCATATGGGGTACAAAAAGAACCTCACAAG GTCTCCAAGCCCTTACTTAGACGGATGGAAGATGGCAGAGTCCTTGCTTGGAGCACAGAAGAAGATGATTATCTCTGCACATTGCAGGAAGTATTTGAACATGTCAGTCCCCATCTGGGATTCAACATCGAACTAAAGTTTGATGACAACATTATCTATCCGGGTGTCAATCTTAACCGTGCTCTTCAAACTGTACTGCAA TATGCTGGCAACAGACCACTCTTTTTCTCAACATTCCAACCTGATGCCGCACGGATAATACGGGAACTCCAAAGTGTATACCCT GTACTGTTCTTAACAGAAGGGGGAACAGCCAAACACGACGATAGGAGAAGGAACTCACTCGACGATGCCATCCAAGTGTGCCAAGAGTATGACTTGCATGGGGTTGTGTCAGAAGTCAGAGGAGTTCTAAAAAATCCCTCTGCGATCATAAAAGCACGAGAATCCAACCTTGCTATTCTCACCTATGGGCAGCTCAA TAATGTGCGGGAGGCTGTTTACATCCAGTATCTAATGGGTGTGAATGGTGTCATTGTTGATTTAGTGGAGGAGATCTCCAATGCTGTTGCAGATTTCAGTAAACCAGACCTTGGCCAGAGCACATTCAGTAACAGTGTTGACATGGGCAGAAAACATGAGTCCTTCTCACAGCAGCAGCTGGGGTTCTTGCTGCGGCTTATACCTGAACTGATTCAGCAACCACACTGA